The window TCGCCTGATCGGACGAGGCGAGAAGGTCGCCGGAGGTCCGGTGAGCACGGTGACCAACTGGTCGGCCACCCTGTCAGACCGCCTCTATGACGTCGATCCGTTCCAAGCCGTCCTGGTGCTCGGCCTGGTCGTTTCCACCGCAGTCCTGATCGGGCTGTTGCGCTCCGACCAGCGCTAACCGACGACCCGGCATTTCGACGGGGCAGAGCCCTTTGTGGCGGAGCCCCCGACCTGCGGAGATCTGCTTTGCCGGTCGCAGCAGCGAAGACGTCGGCCGTGAGGCCGGCGACCTAGCTCCGCCGGAAGGCTCCGCCTTTCGGTGGATCCAGGCTAAGGACCCGAGCGGGGTGGTGTGCTCGATCAGGGGGCCAGTCGGGTCAGGTTCCATCCCGACTCGGTCCGCCGGTACTCGAAGCGGTCGTGGAGCCGGTCGAGGCGTCCCTGCCAGAACTCGATCCGATCAGGGACAAGGCGATACCCACCCCAGTGGCGGGGACGGGGAACCGTGACGTCGTCGCCACCGACAGGCTCGCCGGACTCGTCCAGCCCGAATCGGGCACGGAGTTCATCGACCTTGCGGTCCAGCTCGTCGCGGCCGGTAATGGGACGACTCTGATCGGAGGCCAGCGCCCCGATCCGACTTCCCAGCGGTCGGGATGCCCAGTAATCGTCGTTGGCGGTGGTGTCGAGCAGTTCCATCCTGCCCTCGATCCGAACTTGGCGGTTGAGGTCCAACCAGCCGAACAGCAGGGACCCGTAGGGGTTCTCGGCCAGGTCATGGGCCTTGCGGCTGTCCAGGTTCGTGAACAGCTCGAATCCCTCCGGCCCGAACCTTCGACACAAGAGGTAACGAGCGGTCGGTCGACCTGAGGCGGATGCGGTGGCCAGCACGCAGGCCGCGGCGTCATAGCGGGGGGCCGCGGCCCATTCGTCCCACCAGCGGCCGAACTGCTCCAGCGGATCGGCCGACAAGTCGACGCGGCGGAGCGCCGCCACCGTGTAATCCTCCCGGAAGTGGCCCAGGTCGTAGCCAGACCCTTCTCCTAGACCAGGATCGTGGG is drawn from Microthrixaceae bacterium and contains these coding sequences:
- the pdxH gene encoding pyridoxamine 5'-phosphate oxidase, with product MEASDATGTHDPGLGEGSGYDLGHFREDYTVAALRRVDLSADPLEQFGRWWDEWAAAPRYDAAACVLATASASGRPTARYLLCRRFGPEGFELFTNLDSRKAHDLAENPYGSLLFGWLDLNRQVRIEGRMELLDTTANDDYWASRPLGSRIGALASDQSRPITGRDELDRKVDELRARFGLDESGEPVGGDDVTVPRPRHWGGYRLVPDRIEFWQGRLDRLHDRFEYRRTESGWNLTRLAP